The following proteins are co-located in the Clostridiales bacterium genome:
- the mfd gene encoding transcription-repair coupling factor, translating to MSDRVRGGKFYEIKTLAKSAKGIINLSGISEGRAMPVASLILNERGGQCLIITSSYVKAKRLAEDLSFFVDKKIFVIPEEEQLFLQYEAKSHGIMEERLAALKALLSGESCVIIAPVMGAVKKLAPKRIFSENTIGFSLGDETDLEQIKRKLTYMGYERASYIESKGQYSIRGGIIDIYPADCTYPYRIELFGTEVDSIRTFDPVSQRSVENMKSAEIYPAEQMVQEENLFRIAADKLTKAYDTYAKRLEGAQKERLLQRKTRLLDYIENTTNVQLLENYIHYFYEDTEYLWDYMEKDSVIMLEDPDRIREVLDSREKEDKEDFKTILERGEAVPGDYKAFSSKADLEAVYHYSPLFLFTPFQKQLRGLDRLDTSLQLTSKQAPVFNGRMDFLETDLKGYLKQGYDITIVCATEERIENLRNFIERFDLSHQIKLAKGNLTSGMEYPEEKLVYLWDGDIFTTQKHRKPKGSEKKKGKPIKTFTDIRKGDYVVHENHGIGKFVGVEQLVIQKVKKDYLKIKYAGEDMLYVPVEQMDMIQKYVGADGSTPKINKLSGGDWKKVKAKAKAAIANMAKELLELSAERKTRGGHAFSSDSIWQKEFEDMFPYEETADQLRCIKEIKADMERPLSMERLLCGDVGYGKTEVAARAVFKCVSDGKQAAVLVPTTILANQHYYTFKDRFERFPFKVEMLSRFRNEKQQETIIEGVKKGSIDVLVGTHRLLSKDVEYKDLGLLVIDEEQRFGVQHKEALKKLKSNVDVLTLSATPIPRTLHMSLVGIKDMSLLEEPPEERYPVQTYVLEQDDELIRDAIQRELDRDGQVYVVYNRVRGIYKIAAQVSQLVPDAVVSVGHGQMNEKELEDVMIDFVNHESNVLVATTIIESGIDIPNVNTIIILDADRYGLSQLYQLRGRVGRSTRMAYAYLMYQKDKVLSELAEKRLRAIKEFTEFGAGFHIAMRDLEIRGAGNLLGTEQHGHMMSIGYELYCKLVDDAVRALGGEIVNPDREETSIELDVSAYIPDTYIGEELLKLQMYKKIAAIKDAEDQEEIIDELIDRFGELPQEVMNLINVSYIRAMAEKSGISRIHEEQKKIIFEFYDQNLLHPKKIARLSEIYGMAILIHAGVKPFIKCNFTGKNKLHQVTTFLNHFMV from the coding sequence ATGAGTGACAGAGTCAGAGGCGGCAAATTTTATGAAATAAAGACTCTGGCGAAAAGCGCCAAGGGAATCATCAACCTATCAGGAATCTCCGAAGGACGGGCTATGCCCGTCGCATCGCTGATTCTAAACGAAAGAGGCGGGCAATGTCTGATTATTACCTCCTCCTATGTAAAAGCGAAAAGGTTGGCTGAGGACCTTTCTTTTTTTGTGGATAAAAAGATATTTGTAATTCCAGAAGAAGAACAGCTCTTTCTTCAGTATGAAGCGAAAAGTCACGGGATTATGGAAGAACGCCTTGCAGCATTGAAGGCCCTGTTATCCGGAGAAAGCTGCGTGATTATCGCCCCGGTGATGGGCGCGGTCAAGAAGCTGGCACCTAAGAGAATTTTCAGTGAGAATACAATAGGCTTCTCTCTTGGCGATGAGACAGATCTGGAGCAGATTAAGAGAAAGCTCACTTATATGGGGTATGAAAGGGCGTCTTATATTGAGTCCAAAGGACAATATAGTATTAGAGGCGGAATCATTGATATCTACCCAGCTGACTGCACATATCCGTACCGCATTGAGTTGTTCGGAACAGAGGTGGATTCGATCAGAACCTTTGATCCGGTTTCTCAGCGCTCCGTTGAGAATATGAAATCTGCTGAAATTTATCCGGCTGAGCAGATGGTTCAAGAGGAAAACCTGTTTCGCATTGCGGCAGATAAGCTGACAAAAGCCTACGACACTTATGCTAAGAGGCTTGAAGGTGCGCAAAAGGAACGGTTGCTTCAGCGAAAAACTCGTTTGCTGGATTACATTGAAAATACCACCAACGTACAGCTGCTTGAAAACTATATCCACTATTTTTATGAGGATACGGAATACCTGTGGGATTACATGGAAAAGGACAGCGTCATTATGCTGGAAGATCCCGACAGGATCAGAGAAGTGTTAGATTCCCGGGAAAAAGAGGACAAAGAAGATTTTAAAACGATCCTTGAGCGGGGTGAAGCCGTTCCGGGTGACTATAAAGCATTTTCATCAAAAGCCGATCTTGAAGCGGTGTATCATTACAGCCCTCTGTTTTTGTTCACGCCATTTCAGAAGCAACTGAGGGGTCTTGACAGGCTGGATACCAGTCTCCAGCTTACTTCCAAGCAGGCACCTGTTTTTAACGGAAGAATGGATTTTCTTGAGACAGATCTGAAAGGATACCTGAAGCAGGGATATGATATTACCATCGTCTGTGCCACGGAAGAGCGGATTGAGAATCTTAGGAACTTCATTGAACGATTTGATCTGTCGCACCAGATCAAGCTTGCCAAGGGCAACTTGACATCGGGAATGGAATACCCTGAGGAGAAACTTGTCTACCTGTGGGACGGCGATATTTTTACAACCCAGAAGCATCGCAAACCAAAGGGCTCCGAGAAAAAGAAGGGCAAACCCATAAAGACCTTTACGGACATTCGCAAAGGGGATTATGTGGTTCATGAAAATCATGGAATCGGCAAATTTGTGGGTGTTGAACAGCTCGTCATCCAGAAGGTCAAAAAGGATTATCTGAAAATAAAATATGCCGGTGAGGATATGCTGTACGTTCCTGTGGAACAGATGGATATGATCCAAAAGTATGTAGGCGCAGACGGAAGCACACCGAAGATCAATAAATTGTCAGGAGGAGATTGGAAGAAGGTCAAAGCCAAAGCCAAAGCGGCCATTGCCAATATGGCAAAAGAACTCTTGGAACTTTCTGCAGAACGGAAAACAAGAGGGGGGCATGCCTTTTCAAGCGACTCCATATGGCAGAAAGAATTCGAGGATATGTTTCCTTACGAAGAGACGGCAGATCAGCTCCGATGCATAAAAGAGATCAAGGCGGATATGGAGCGGCCTTTGTCCATGGAACGGCTTCTTTGCGGGGATGTGGGCTATGGCAAAACCGAAGTTGCAGCGCGAGCAGTCTTTAAATGTGTTTCTGACGGGAAACAAGCTGCCGTACTGGTGCCTACCACAATACTGGCAAACCAGCATTACTATACGTTCAAGGATCGGTTTGAACGATTTCCCTTTAAGGTAGAAATGCTCAGTCGCTTTCGGAATGAAAAACAGCAGGAAACCATTATTGAAGGTGTGAAAAAGGGAAGCATCGATGTGCTTGTAGGAACACATCGCCTTCTGTCAAAGGATGTGGAATACAAGGATTTGGGGCTGCTTGTCATTGACGAGGAGCAAAGATTTGGTGTACAGCATAAGGAAGCATTGAAAAAACTGAAAAGCAATGTCGATGTATTGACTCTATCCGCGACACCGATCCCAAGAACATTGCACATGTCTCTCGTGGGGATTAAGGATATGAGCCTCCTTGAAGAGCCTCCGGAAGAACGCTATCCGGTACAGACCTATGTCCTCGAACAGGATGACGAACTGATCCGGGATGCCATCCAAAGAGAACTTGACAGGGATGGACAGGTGTATGTCGTTTACAATCGTGTTAGAGGAATCTACAAAATTGCGGCTCAGGTTTCACAGCTTGTTCCCGATGCGGTAGTGTCTGTGGGCCATGGACAGATGAATGAAAAGGAACTTGAGGATGTAATGATCGATTTTGTAAATCACGAGTCCAATGTTCTGGTGGCTACAACCATCATCGAATCAGGCATTGATATTCCCAATGTCAATACCATTATCATCTTAGACGCAGATCGGTATGGACTGTCGCAGCTCTACCAGCTGCGGGGAAGGGTAGGGCGCTCCACAAGAATGGCCTATGCCTATCTGATGTATCAGAAGGATAAAGTCCTATCTGAGCTTGCGGAAAAACGTCTCAGGGCCATCAAGGAGTTTACGGAATTCGGAGCGGGCTTCCATATCGCGATGAGGGATCTGGAAATTAGAGGGGCAGGAAATCTCCTTGGAACGGAGCAGCATGGTCATATGATGAGTATCGGCTATGAGCTGTACTGCAAGCTGGTGGATGATGCGGTGAGAGCATTGGGAGGAGAAATAGTCAATCCTGATCGAGAAGAGACCTCCATTGAACTTGATGTTTCCGCCTATATTCCCGATACCTATATTGGTGAAGAGCTTCTGAAGCTGCAGATGTATAAAAAGATTGCTGCTATTAAAGATGCGGAGGATCAGGAAGAAATCATCGACGAACTGATTGACCGCTTTGGAGAATTGCCTCAGGAGGTCATGAATTTAATCAATGTATCCTATATTCGCGCAATGGCAGAAAAATCAGGGATCTCAAGGATTCATGAAGAGCAGAAGAAGATAATCTTTGAATTTTACGATCAAAATCTGCTCCATCCGAAGAAAATAGCGAGACTTTCAGAAATATATGGAATGGCTATTTTAATTCACGCCGGTGTAAAACCATTTATTAAATGTAATTTTACAGGGAAGAATAAACTTCATCAAGTGACCACGTTTTTAAATCATTTTATGGTATAA
- a CDS encoding M28 family peptidase produces MTEMFYKIVGERVIGSVKNKELNQLICDTAMEDGFETILFPFVCKYWKKGKSSITRFGVTYEIYTGPFSASYAGSRNFIKAGTMEELACACCEDDFLILTDSLSASPLMPMNFPFYFPEEHKQLIELIEEKKPAAVIAVTGKHPMCGLNPFPLFEDGNFKIPNAYIDSSTANIIFESNDPVFLEICSDVTEENCSQLVVAKKKDTPTAGRIVICAHMDTKNDTPGALDNAAGVAVLLEVMKKLSNYNGPYDLEFVPFNGEEHYEVKGQLEYLNYIQHMQTAVKMVINIDSPCMKGSKTAYSTYNFDKSLCDLVDRKLEEHSKIEKGPEWYAGDHVMFAFRGTPCMAVTSSNLFEDALELTHTPKDTAEQVELHLIEVTAAFIVDVIRALDSRDRPS; encoded by the coding sequence TTGACTGAGATGTTTTATAAGATTGTAGGCGAAAGGGTGATTGGTTCAGTAAAAAACAAAGAGCTGAATCAGTTGATTTGTGATACAGCAATGGAGGACGGCTTTGAGACCATACTGTTCCCGTTTGTCTGTAAATACTGGAAAAAAGGAAAATCATCAATCACTCGTTTTGGTGTTACTTACGAGATTTATACAGGGCCTTTCTCTGCTTCCTATGCAGGGAGTAGGAACTTTATCAAGGCTGGAACTATGGAAGAGTTAGCGTGTGCCTGCTGCGAGGATGACTTCTTAATTCTTACAGATTCCCTAAGTGCCAGTCCGCTGATGCCTATGAATTTCCCCTTTTATTTTCCTGAGGAGCATAAGCAGCTGATTGAGTTAATTGAGGAAAAAAAGCCAGCAGCGGTAATTGCTGTGACTGGAAAGCACCCTATGTGCGGCTTGAATCCATTTCCGCTCTTTGAGGATGGAAATTTCAAAATCCCCAATGCATATATCGATTCGTCGACAGCAAATATAATTTTCGAATCAAACGATCCGGTTTTCTTAGAGATTTGCTCTGATGTTACCGAAGAGAACTGCAGCCAGCTTGTGGTGGCAAAGAAAAAGGATACTCCTACGGCTGGAAGGATCGTAATCTGTGCACATATGGATACGAAGAATGATACTCCAGGTGCATTGGATAACGCAGCAGGGGTAGCTGTACTGCTGGAAGTGATGAAGAAGCTTTCCAATTACAATGGGCCATACGATCTGGAATTTGTGCCATTCAATGGTGAGGAGCATTATGAGGTAAAAGGGCAGTTGGAATATCTGAATTATATTCAGCATATGCAAACAGCAGTGAAAATGGTAATTAATATTGATTCTCCTTGTATGAAAGGATCTAAGACCGCATACTCTACTTATAACTTTGACAAAAGTTTGTGTGATCTAGTGGACCGGAAATTGGAAGAGCATTCGAAAATTGAGAAAGGACCGGAATGGTATGCCGGGGATCATGTTATGTTTGCCTTCCGTGGAACTCCCTGTATGGCAGTCACTTCCTCGAATTTATTTGAAGACGCGCTGGAACTGACACATACTCCAAAGGATACTGCAGAGCAAGTGGAACTTCACTTAATTGAAGTGACTGCAGCTTTTATCGTTGACGTCATTCGAGCCCTGGACAGTCGAGATAGACCTAGTTGA